In the genome of Cercospora beticola chromosome 2, complete sequence, one region contains:
- a CDS encoding uncharacterized protein (antiSMASH:Cluster_4) codes for MAGKLQHIVAIWWLLFLTTYAFPWNISRFHVARQEDPDDIARGGGRGPPPQPTRTVTVRQTTTVARTTVTVLTTSVRTSTRVSTETEYSTVARTTVTRVSTVTRAGVPTTVTYTQPAATPRTITRTRTLPGQTITEDGEVTTVYDTSVVTRVATITVDGEPSTIFQTLPAGTQTVTLEPEEQSTAIVTRVVTQPAVTETITADGEVSTTTIFGTSPAQTVTEDGEVSTTTVFGTAPTETVTVDNTVTVTETANSPQSSVRTFTEIVPTNTEQSPVTESAPAEAEPTATPPGDDVEPTETSTEAPIEATPTASPDAEEGEEEVTTSTGGFPEQETTLVEDVSSTIAPDATTTQAAAEPTLVDPEGPTTTQEAESPAESTPIDPGETSESPAESTTPAQEEEGSVPTEPSTPSEEPEETAAPAPTVPEETTEVPSESSAPVPDDESSPPVETPAPAEEPEGTAEPTLPDEPVVSNPEEPAEETTAPVLAEPTASTLPEETPTAVGEPEQSADPTATSPEDPSGEPIEQPTAAPQEESPLPSETATPTDDAEAPAETTLPAPEEIADEPTMSILPFPFPGDTADEPAQPSILPADGDITTPATPTDDAAVPAETALPAPEETADEPTMSILPFPSPGDTPEDAAQPSILPADEDVATPAAPADETPASEASPAVVTQIVVPIPASVGVVAGAGAGVDGSVAGLQIRKRVSDMLSSIF; via the exons ATGGCAGGCAAGCTGCAGCACATCGTTGCAATTTGGTGGCTGCTTTTCTTGACCACATACGCCTTCCCATGGAACATCTCCCGTTTCCATGTCGCACGTCAAGAGGACCCAGATGATATTGCACGAGGAGGTGGACGTGGCCCACCACCGCAGCCCACTCGTACTGTCACAGTAAGACAGACCACAACCGTTGCAAG AACTACCGTTACGGTATTGACCACATCTGTCCGGACGTCCACGAGAGTTTCGACCGAGACCGAGTATTCCACTGTCGCGCGTACGACTGTTACACGAGTGAGCACCGTGACTCGTGCTGGTGTTCCTACCACTGTCACCTACACCCAGCCGGCTGCGACACCTAGGACGATTACACGCACCAGGACTCTTCCTGGTCAGACCATCACTGAGGATGGAGAGGTGACAACAGTGTACGACACCTCTGTTGTGACACGGGTGGCCACGATCACAGTAGATGGCGAGCCATCTACGATTTTCCAGACTCTTCCAGCTGGAACCCAGACGGTTACTCTCGAACCAGAGGAACAGTCCACTGCAATTGTCACTCGAGTCGTGACCCAGCCGGCTGTTACTGAGACCATTACGGCGGACGGCGAGGTATCCACGACCACGATCTTTGGAACCTCTCCGGCTCAGACCGTCACAGAAGACGGAGAGGTGTCCACGACCACCGTCTTCGGCACTGCCCCGACCGAGACCGTCACTGTCGATAACACTGTCACTGTCACTGAAACGGCGAACTCTCCGCAGTCCTCCGTCCGGACATTCACTGAGATTGTGCCGACCAATACGGAACAGAGTCCTGTAACTGAATCTGCACCAGCTGAGGCAGAGCCGACTGCCACCCCACCAGGCGACGATGTCGAGCCGACTGAGACTAGTACAGAGGCTCCCATTGAGGCAACCCCCACTGCTAGCCCTGATGCCGAAGAGGGGGAGGAAGAGGTGACAACGAGCACGGGTGGTTTTCCTGAGCAGGAAACTACCTTGGTAGAAGACGTTTCAAGCACCATCGCACCGGACGCTACTACGACTCAGGCAGCCGCCGAGCCGACTTTGGTTGATCCAGAAGGACCTACAACAACTCAAGAGGCCGAGTCGCCAGCTGAGTCGACACCGATCGATCCTGGAGAGACGTCAGAGTCGCCGGCCGAATCGACGACCCCGGCccaggaagaggaaggtaGCGTGCCGACAGAGCCCTCGACTCCTTCAGAAGAGCCCGAAGAGACCGCTGCGCCAGCGCCCACAGTCCCGGAGGAGACAACAGAGGTGCCAAGTGAATCTTCAGCCCCTGTCCCGGACGATGAGAGTAGCCCGCCAGTAGAGACGCCCGCACCGGCAGAGGAGCCTGAAGGGACGGCAGAGCCTACTCTCCCAGATGAACCAGTCGTCTCGAATCCCGAGGAGCCAGCAGAGGAAACAACTGCGCCAGTTCTTGCTGAGCCTACGGCAAGCACGTTGCCTGAAGAAACTCCCACGGCAGTAGGAGAACCCGAGCAATCAGCAGACCCGACTGCCACGAGTCCAGAGGATCCAAGCGGAGAGCCAATCGAGCAACCAACTGCAGCACCACAGGAAGAAAGCCCATTGCCATCCGAAACAGCTACGCCGACCGATGATGCTGAGGCTCCAGCTGAGACAACTCTTCCAGCTCCCGAAGAGATAGCAGATGAGCCAACAATGTCTATCCTTCCGTTCCCCTTCCCTGGGGACACAGCAGATGAACCAGCTCAGCCGAGCATATTACCAGCGGATGGGGACATTACTACGCCAGCTACGCCAACCGACGACGCCGCAGTCCCAGCTGAAACCGCTCTTCCGGCGCCCGAAGAAACAGCAGATGAACCAACAATGTCTATACTTCCCTTCCCTTCCCCTGGCGACACACCAGAAGATGCAGCTCAGCCGAGCATATTGCCAGCTGATGAAGATGTCGCAACGCCAGCTGCTCCCGCGGACGAGACTCCAGCAAGTGAAGCGAGCCCAGCGGTTGTGACACAGATTGTTGTGCCTATTCCAGCTTCTGTAGGCGTCGTAGCGGGAGCCGGAGCCGGGGTAGACGGCTCGGTGGCAGGACTGCAGATCAGGAAGAGGGTTTCTGACATGCTTTCCAGCATTTTTTGA